The Perognathus longimembris pacificus isolate PPM17 chromosome 3, ASM2315922v1, whole genome shotgun sequence nucleotide sequence GGGAGTCATGCCCACTGCCCTAGGCTCAGCTGGGAACTTGCCACCCTGcctggggaagggggggtgggtCTGGCTGCAGGGGAGGCCAGCCTTGGGTAGTCCTTGGAGCCAGAATCCTGGAGGCATAATTCTCATTTCAGCCCCTGACTGAACTCAGTCACTCCTAGGGCCCCCCTGGGCCTGCAACACTCTCTTGCACTGTGTCACGGGCAGGGGGGTGTCTGGTTTACTCCGGGGCACTGAGTAGCCCTCCTCTGTGTTAGCCACATCTCAGGGCCTGGTGGGAACAGTGTGTGCTGCAGCTGAGGTGCAGTTGGTGAACTCGGCCTTAAATTCACAAGAGCCTGACTGGAGGCTGCAATTCTCTGGGACAAGGCACCAGGGGACAGGCGAGGGGCCGCTGCTAGCTCTCCTGGTTCACAGACCCGTTCCTAGTTGCTCCCACCTCCCCCATTGTCGCTCCATCCAGGTGCTGGCTCTGTGAGGTCCTCTCACCTACATGCGACCCTCTGGGGCCCAAAGCACCTGGGCTGTCAGAATGGAAGGACCCATGCCAGGAACCCTCCCTCCCCACATCTTGCCCCTGTTGGGCTGCCCAGTGGGACAGATCAGGGTCCTCGGAGCTGAGCCAAGTTGGGAAATAGGGCTGTGGGTATGGGGTGCCAGTGAGGTGCCTTCTGAAGGAGGGGAGAATTGGCCACACAAAAGAACTTTCCTAAGCTGGCCACCCTCCCATTCACCCATCTTGGGAACTGTGTGGCCTTGGCTCACCAGTTCTGGGCTGAGGGGCTGCTGTCCCCCTTGCCACCTCCCAGTATCCTCTGACTGAACCCCCAGGACTCCCCACTCCCCAGTTCTGCTCTCTGCCTTCCTGGCACAGCACTGTATTTGTGTCTTCTCAGGGTCACTCTGTATCTTTTCCTCTGAGACATTAGCAACACTCTTACCCTCTCGGGGCACCCCCTGGTGCTCCTGAGATGGTGCCCAGTGTGGCTCTGTTTCCCACTGTGTGGGGGATCTCCGCAGACCCTGGCTGATGATGTTTAAAAGGCCCCCGGTGGCAAGGACTGGGTTTTTATACCCCAAACTGCCCAGCCCCTGGGTAAAGTGTCCTGCAAAAGACTTCTGTCACTGTCACACACGCACTCCTGAGTCCCTGTGGGTCACAGCCCAGCCTAGTGAGCACCCCATAAGCCCCAGTGCTGTGTCCCATAGCTCTCCTGTGTCCTGGCCCAGGACCCTTGCCTGCTGTGGGGCTGAGAACCCAGGTCCCTTGGGGCTGGGCCTGATGCCAATTGAAGGGCCTCGTTGTTTGTACtttgtgagccacagtgtccccaCATGGGCCGGAGGAGTTAGTGTCCTGTTGGAGCGTCTGTGTTCATTTCCTGAGGCCAACTGTGCTTGAAAGGAGAAATTACCTGACCTACGTAGCTTgcaggctcacgcctataatccagttcaggaagctgagatcctgaggatcagagtttgcaacctgccagggcagaaaaagattgagtctgtgagcctcttatctctgattaaccagcgaAATgccggagtggagctgtggctcaagtggtaaagtgccagccaagcaagagtgcaagaccctgagtttaagccccagtgccagcaccaaaaaaaaagtagaaatttgTTCCTTCTCACTCTAGCAGTCCACAAACCTGAGGACAAGGAGCACAGGGACATGCTTTTTGTCTGAGGCCCTAGCAGCGTCATTCCTGCCTCCTCCAGCTCCCAGTGTCACTTATACTGTGTACCTGGCCCGTAACTGCTTCACCCCAGTCTGTCCCTCCTTACAAGAACATCAGTCATATTCTATTTAGGATCCCCCTTATTCTTCCATCCAGTATGCTGGTATGTAACCACATCAGCAAAGACACCCCTCCTTTCCAAACAAGATTGCAGTCCATTCCCACCATTATGGCAAAGCCCCTTAGTCTGGGTAGTTGATAAATGGCAGAAAGGTGTTGCCtgtggttctggaggctggagagGCCATGATCAAAGGTGCCAGCATATGCACTGCCAGGTGAGTGTTGGTTCCTCACAGGTGTCCCTCACTTGTTAGAAGGGGCCCTCATGGAGCTCCACCTCTGAATACCATCACTAGGCATCTCCTAGCTGGGGGGTGGGTGTTGGGGGAGGATCCTCAGCCCTAGGGCTGCAGTGGATTGAATTGCTGGCGGCCTACAACAGAATCCTTGGTTTCTTTCTGTTCCAGGGGGGTCACGGGAGGACCATGGGTGGGTCTGATAATGAGCAGGTGGGCTCTGGGCCCCCATGTTCACTGGCCCCGCCACAGCTCGTGGTTACCTGGTCTAGGAGCTTTTGGTCACCaagtctctcccctcccctttcaggGTGCAAGATCAAGGCCCTGCGCGCCAAGACGAACACATACATCAAGACTCCGGTGCGTGGGGAGGAGCCGGTCTTCATCGTGACAGGCCGCAAGGAGGATGTGGAGATGGCTAAGCGCGAGATCCTCTCGGCCGCCGAGCACTTCTCCTTGATCCGGGCCACGCGCAGCAAGGCGGGCGGGTTGCCGggcgccgccccgggcccccccaACCTCCCTGGCCAGACCACCATCCAGGTGCGCGTGCCCTACCGCGTGGTGGGACTGGTGGTGGGGCCCAAGGGCGCCACGATCAAGCGCATCCAGCAGCGGACGCACACGTACATCGTGACGCCCGGGCGCGACAAGGAGCCCGTGTTCGCCGTCACCGGCATGCCCGAGAACGTGGACCGTGCGCGCGAGGAGATCGAAGCGCACATCACGCTGCGCACCGGCGCCTTCACGGATGCCGGCCCCGACAGCGACTTCCACGCCAATGGCACCGACGTCTGCCTGGACCTGCTGGGGGCCGCCGCCAGCCTCTGGGCCAAGGCCCCCCACCCGGGGCGGCGGCCCCCCACGGCCGCGGCCGGCCTCCGTGGGGACAGCGCCCTGGGGGCCCCTGAGGCCTTCTACGCGGGCGGCCGCGGGGCGCCGCCCGTGCCGGACACGGGCCCCACCAGTCCCTACGGAGGCTCGGGCAACGGGGGCTTCACGTTCGGCGGGGACGGCCCCGGCGCCCCCGCGGGAACGTCCGCCCCCGAGGACTGCGACTTCGGCTTCGACTTCCTGGCGCTGGACCTCACGGTCCCCGCCGCGGCCACCATCTGGGCGCCCTTCGAGCGCGCCGCGCCCCTGCCCGCCTTCAGCGGCTGCGCGGCCGTCAACGGGGCCCCGACGCCTTCGTCCTCGGGCGCGCGGCGCAGCAGCGGGGCCGCCACCCCGCGCCACTCGCCCACGCTGCCCGAGCCCGGCGGCCTGGGCCTGGAGCTGCCGCTGGCCCGCCGCGGAGCCCCGGACCCGGTGGGCGCCCTGCCCTGGTGGCCCCCGCAGAGCGCCCTGCCGCCCTTCTCCGGCGGCGCCAGCTTCGCGGCGGCGCCCTCGCTGCCcagcgccgccaccgccgccgccgccctggaCCCCGCGGCCCCAGACGGGGGCCGCAAGCCCCCCATGGCAGCCGCGGCGACGGCCAGCGCGCCCGAGGCCCCCgctgcccccgccccgggccccgccgtgGCCCTGGCGCGCGAGTGCGTGGTGTGCGCGGAGGGCGAGGCCATGGCCGCACTGGTGCCCTGCGGCCACAACCTCTTCTGCATGGACTGCGCCGTCCGCATCTGCGGCAAGAGCGAGCCCGAGTGCCCGGCCTGCCGCACGCCGGCCACCCAGGCCATTCATATCTTTTCCTAGCGCGGGTggcgggaaggggggcggggcggggccgcgcggggggcggggccacgcGAGTCCGCATGCGCTTTAACTCCTGCGCCAGGCGTGGAGACGGCCGGCCCGCGGCCCAGCGACGGCCCCTCGGCGCCGGATGAATGACAGACAGTATTGAGTGGACAGGTGAACGTGAGCGGAGAGAGAAGGCCTGCTTGCACTTTTTAtttaagacacccccccccctccccagggcaatcttaaaacaaaaaaacatgattTTTACCACTCTCCTTCCTCGTCCTCCTTTTGTATGTAGCCGTTTGGAGTTCCAGTGTTTTCCCGGCCGGTCTTGGGCCGCACGGACTCTTCCAGAGCCAGAGGGGTGGAGTGGTGACCCCTTCGGGGGTGGGGGCTCGCAGTGCGCGGTCCGACACCGGTGTcgggacggggggtgggggggcggggagtgggggcGTCCCAACCAGAAACTTCTcaactttgttgttttgtttttgtttttgtttttttttaattacggTTCCCTATCCTGCTgtgtttttgttgtcattttttaagaaaattttttaaggtttttttaaattatttttactttttacctCTTGTGTATATGTAGGGAATTTCTAGGGAAATATGTACTTTATGGAATAAATTTTaagaactaaaatatattttattttaaataaagtaatgGACCTTTAATCTTACACAGCTAAATTACTGATTATATATTTGCTGAGCTGATTTAAGGGTTAAAAAAATTGTATcaagagttttattttttgactTAAAGCCTTCTTAATAAAGTCTTTTTACTACATGTGAGCTATTGGTGTCCATGTCTGGTTAGTGGGAGGCCCCTCCCTGAGGTTTAGATCCCCTATCCTAGCGACATCCAGCCAGTGTGTGTGTCCAGGGAGGGTGGGTGGGCAAGTAGCCCTGTGTGGAGGGTGAATGTGAGAAcaggcctctgcctcctaagcCTGCAAAGCACATCTGAGTGGTAAGTCCCAGGGCACCCTGAGGGGTCACCAGAGGGCTCTGCTGCAGCAGCCGCGTGGGGACTAAGCCCTGGGAGCCTGGCCAGGGTCAGTGGGCACCACTCAGTCCAAAGTGGAAAAGAAACCAcatgctagtggttcacacctataatcctaactactcagggggctgagatctgaggatcatggtccaaagccagcctgggcaggaaagtgtatgagacacatctccaattaaccaccagaaaaccaaaagtgaaactggcttaaagtggtagagtgatagcctggagcacaaaaattcaacaacagtgcccaggctgggagttcaagccccacaacagacaacaacagcagatGTGGAAAGGAAATCTGGTACTTAACACATGTGGGATTGTAGGCCACTCAAGGGCCCAGGCTGAGAGAGGAGCAGTGGGAGGGACCAAAGGCTTCCGGAAGAGCCTCAGGAAACTCTTGAGCTCATAGTCTCAGAAGCAGAGAATGCACATCTGGGCTAAGCTCACCCCAAAGAGGGGGTCACTTTTGTAAAGTGACAGCCCCTCTGGCAATCTAGCTTTGGGAAGCCTGAAGGCTGCTTAAAGATGCTTCCCCCTCACCCACAAAACAAAGTTCCTTGGACTCTCCTAGTATAACCTTATTTGAGAAAAGGGCCTTTGCAAATGTGCTTAAGATTtccagaagagggctgggaatatggcctagtggcaagagtgcttgcctcatatacatgaagccctggattcaattccccagcaccacttaaatagaaaacggccagaagtggcgctgtggctcaagtggtagagtgctagccttgagcaaaaagaagccagtgacagtgctcaggccctgagtccaagccccaggactggccaaaaaaaaaatccagaagaaatGGTTCCAGAGGCTGAAGCCTGTAATGCTAGTGgatcaggcagctgagatccaaaggcttgagatttaaagccagcctgggtaggaaagtgagactgcatctctaaaataaccagcaaaaataaaagcaaaacaaacacagggctggaagcacagctcaagtggtagtgcatagcaagtgtaaggtcctgagttcacaattcagcacaacaaaaagaaaaatcagatggGGACAGCCTAGCCTCAAGGCAATAAGAGACTAGGGTGGCCCTGGGAAAGCCCAGAAACACCTGCAGCCCCTGAAAAAGGTGATGGCACAAATGAGCCGCCctggccaagtgccagtggctcacacctgtaatcctagctactcaggaactgagatctggggaccacggttcgaagccagcctaggcaggaaagtctgtgaggcttatctccaatgaaccaccaaaaggccagaaatagaggctggttcaagtggtagattgccagccttgcaACAAAGTAGagagagaagccctgagttcaagtcctactactggcaaaataagagagaggagagacgggggagggaaagaaggaaaaaaaaggaaaaggaagggaaggaaggaaggaaggaagggaaagaaagacataaGGGAGAAGAGACTAAGGAAAAGACAAGGTGTCAGCCAAATGGAAGAGTCCTTTGGAAGGAGATGGGGCCACAGGACCCCAGTGAGGGACTGAACAGAGAGGACACACAGCCTTTGCTTTCAGCTAGAGGAGTGGCAGGCAGCCTCTTGAAAGCtgccatgggggctgggaatgtggcttagtggtagagtgcttgcctagcatgtgtgaagtcctggattcaattcctcagtaccacataaacagaaaaagccagaggtggcgctgtcaCTCTagttgtagagcgctagctttgagctaaggcagagttcaggccccaggactggggagggagggagggagggagggagggagggagggagggagggagggagggaaggaaggaaggaaggaaggaaggaaggaaggaaggaaggaaggaaggaaggaaggaaggaaggaaggggaaagaaagaaagctgccaTGGGATCAGTTTGTGAGCTACTGTAATAATGTAGGGAGAAAAAAGCTCTTCAAACTTGTAAGGCGCTAGTACCAGTGgccacacttgtaattctagctactcagaaggctgagatctgaggatggatgttcaaagccagactgagtaggaaagtccgtgcaactctgatctccaaataagtatcaaaaaagctggagatcAGCCAGGAGCTTAtgctggctcctgcctgtaatcctggctcagTGGTAGCTCAGTATAGAATGAtggcctaacatgcatgaggccctgggttagattcctcagtgctattcttgagcaaaagaagctcagggacagtgcccacgccctgagttcaagcccaggactggccaaaaaggaaaaaaaaaaagtctgaaatctgaggatcacagttcaaagccagcctgggcagggaagtctgtaagactctcatctccaaataaccaccagaaaactcatagtggtagagcactatctttgagcaaaagagtgacagagcccaggccctaagttcaagccccatgatcaacaatgaaataaataagctggaggtggcactgtggctcagccttgagcaaaaggtccatgcccaggccctgagtttaaggaccggtacacatgtacacacacacacacacacacacacacacacacacacacacagaggcacgcaCACCTGTAAGTAAGGCACAGGACAAGGAAGGGAACAAAGGCCCTGGAGAATGGGTGAAAGTATTGCTAGGAGAGTGGAAAGAAGTGATGTTAGACACTGGGCCAGTAGAGGGACAGGCATAGGGTTTAAGCCCGAGTCCATCTGAATTGAGTTCTCTCCCCATTGGAGACGGGCTGTCAGCTACATTCTCCTGGGACTTCCCTTTGCACTCAAGACAGGCGCTAAGCCATACTTCCACCtctgaccttttgctggttaactggagataacagtctcatgaagcCGGAgtctggtggcttacgcctatatgctagctattcaggaggctgagatctgaggatcacggttcaaagccagccctggcaggaaagtctatgagacccttatctccaattaaccaccaaaaaaccaggagtggtgctgtggttcaagtggtagagtgctaaccttgagcccaagagctcagggacagtgcccaggcccagaggtcaagccccatgacaggcaaaaaaaaaaaaaaaaaaaaaaaacaactcatgagcttttctgtctaggcttcaaattgtgattcccaggtctcagactcctgagttactaggattacaaatgtgagtcgcCAGCTCTGGGGATTAGAAAGGGATtcttgaggatggtggttcctTCCCTAGATCCAGCTGTGCCTGAAGGCAAACCAACCTTCATTTGTAAGGGAACTCAGAAGCCCTCCTTATTGTTTaagctttattgttattgtgcAGCTCAAGTGACCTGAGCAGGTGTTTCCTAGGGAATGTTCTATAGCATGCAAATACCCTGAGCATTTTCTtcgttcctcccttccttttcccccttctttctttctttccttcttatttctttctatttatttatttctttcctttccttcttctttctttgtgctggctcttgaactcaaggccaggccaTTaccctttggctttttcacttagcaCTAGTGTTCTCTCACTcaagccagagttccacttccagccttttgctaggtaattagacataagagtctcatgaacttttctacccaggctggcttcaaactatgatcatcagatctcagccttttgagtggctaggattacaggtgtgaacccaccagtgcctagcttaatTTATTATGTTTTAATCCATAAATGCATAACAGTTTGTTACCTTAACCATTGGAAACTGAtttcctgggcaaaaaaaaaaaaaagttgtcgaCAACTCCTTTGAGAAAACAGTTGAGTCAGCAGCCTAGACACAGAATGCCCAAAAAGAGAGGGCAATATTTGTGCTATCAGAAAGTCACagtgtagggggctggggatatggcctagtggcaagagtgcttgccttgtatacatgaggccctgggttcgatttcccagcaccacatatacagaaaacggccagaagtggtgctgtggctcaagtggcagagtgctagccttgagcaaaaagaagccagggacagtgctcaggccctgagttcaaggaccaggactggccaaaaaaaaaaaaaaaaaagaaagtcacagtGTGCTCAAAAGCCTGACAACAATGGGAACTTATCAAAGGGATGCGGGAGCCATCGCTGGAAGAGCTCTTGTGTCCAGCGCTGGACCAGATCTTCCTCCACGCAGAACACACAGTCCATTTCCATTTGCCTTGGAGAGTGAAAGATTTCTTAGTGCAAGAATAGCCTAAGGATGGCCCTAGCTATCCTTACCCTAAACAATGCTGTATTTTTCATGTGAAATTTGTCTCCTGGGGCATTAgtgtatttttattcatttatttttcttttgtaccaatcctggggcttgaactcaggatctaggtggCTGttccttagtcttttttttttttttcttttttgctcaaagctggcactctagcacttgaaccactttttggtggttagttggagataagagtttcacagactttcctgcctgggttagcttcaaaccttgatcctcaaatctcagctgcctaactagaattac carries:
- the Mex3d gene encoding RNA-binding protein MEX3D, whose protein sequence is MPSSTGQPDGGGGGGPGGTAAGGDPSPRPPPPGIEEAAPRPPPEPDDAAAALRLALDQLSALGLGGAGPPDEEGAAAGSGDGATAGDADGGKAEPAPPDGPGPEASTPLAMAPTIAVAVAPGALPLLEPDGSPPPPPPRPSPPDVFAGFAPHPAALGPPTLLAEQMSVIGSRKKSVNMTECVPVPSSEHVAEIVGRQGCKIKALRAKTNTYIKTPVRGEEPVFIVTGRKEDVEMAKREILSAAEHFSLIRATRSKAGGLPGAAPGPPNLPGQTTIQVRVPYRVVGLVVGPKGATIKRIQQRTHTYIVTPGRDKEPVFAVTGMPENVDRAREEIEAHITLRTGAFTDAGPDSDFHANGTDVCLDLLGAAASLWAKAPHPGRRPPTAAAGLRGDSALGAPEAFYAGGRGAPPVPDTGPTSPYGGSGNGGFTFGGDGPGAPAGTSAPEDCDFGFDFLALDLTVPAAATIWAPFERAAPLPAFSGCAAVNGAPTPSSSGARRSSGAATPRHSPTLPEPGGLGLELPLARRGAPDPVGALPWWPPQSALPPFSGGASFAAAPSLPSAATAAAALDPAAPDGGRKPPMAAAATASAPEAPAAPAPGPAVALARECVVCAEGEAMAALVPCGHNLFCMDCAVRICGKSEPECPACRTPATQAIHIFS